Proteins from a single region of Equus asinus isolate D_3611 breed Donkey chromosome 17, EquAss-T2T_v2, whole genome shotgun sequence:
- the LOC106822069 gene encoding LOW QUALITY PROTEIN: solute carrier family 22 member 10-like (The sequence of the model RefSeq protein was modified relative to this genomic sequence to represent the inferred CDS: substituted 1 base at 1 genomic stop codon), with the protein MLMRFGRKVVLRCCLLLVAISGTCADFAPTFLVYCLLSFLSGCSSVAIMTNSSMLIVEXTRSQSKAMVITLVCCALSLGQIILGGLAFVFQEWRTLQLVVSVPFFVLFLSSRWLRESARWLIVTNKPDEGLKELRNAAHTNGRKNAEETLNMEVLRSTMQDELEAAQTKTTMYDLFLTPNLRKRICLLLFLRFANTLPFYGIFINLQHFGSNIFLFQVVFGAFTTSARCLALLALNHMGRRVAHMLFMFLVGFSILANMFVPQEMQTLRVVLASVGIGSSAAPTISTAVHMVELIPTVLRARSSGLDIVAGRIGAALAPLLMILIVYLPTLPWIVCGAFPIISGLVVFFLPETRNQPLLDTIQDVEKGKKFSGKVNEKDSYINLTKF; encoded by the exons GTTTGGGCGAAAGGTGGTTCTCAGATGTTGTTTGCTCCTGGTGGCCATCTCAGGGACCTGCGCAGATTTTGCTCCCACCTTCCTCGTTTACTGCTTACTAAGCTTCTTGTCAGGTTGTTCTTCCGTGGCCATCATGACGAATAGCAGTATGCTTA TTGTAGAGTAGACAAGGTCTCAGTCTAAAGCCATGGTAATAACACTGGTATGCTGTGCCCTTAGTTTGGGACAGATAATCCTGGGAGGCCTGGCTTTTGTCTTTCAAGAGTGGCGCACCCTGCAGCTGGTGGTGTCTGTacctttctttgtcttgtttctctCCTCAAG GTGGCTGAGAGAGTCTGCTCGCTGGCTGATTGTCACCAATAAACCAGATGAGGGCTTAAAGGAACTTAGAAACGCTGCACACACAAATGGAAGGAAGAATGCTGAAGAAACCCTGAACATGGAG gtTTTGAGATCCACCATGCAGGACGAGCTGGAGGCAGCACAAACCAAAACTACTATGTATGACTTGTTCCTCACACCCAACCTGCGTAAAAGGATCTGTCTCCTGCTCTTTTTGAG ATTTGCAAACACATTACCCTTTTATGGCATCTTTATCAATCTACAGCACTTTGGTAGCAATATTTTCCTGTTCCAGGTAGTCTTTGGAGCTTTCACTACCTCAGCCCGATGTCTTGCACTTTTAGCACTGAATCATATGGGCCGTCGAGTAGCCCACATGCTTTTCATGTTCCTGGTGGGATTTTCCATTTTGGCGAACATGTTTGTGCCCCAAG AAATGCAGACCCTGCGTGTGGTTTTAGCAAGCGTGGGAATCGGctcttctgctgcccccaccatCAGTACTGCTGTCCACATGGTTGAACTCATCCCCACTGTCCTCAG GGCAAGATCTTCAGGCTTAGATATAGTGGCTGGTAGGATTGGGGCAGCACTGGCTCCCCTCTTGATGATCCTCATAGTATATCTTCCCACTTTGCCTTGGATCGTCTGTGGAGCTTTTCCCATCATTAGTGGTCTTGTTGTCTTCTTTCTACCTGAAACCAGGAACCAGCCTCTTCTTGACACCATTCAGGATGTGGAAAAAGG caaaaaattctcaggaaaagtaaatgaaaaagattCCTACATAAATCTGACAAAATTTTAA